Proteins from one Geomonas agri genomic window:
- a CDS encoding SAP domain-containing protein, whose amino-acid sequence MKVQDIKEIAQRMDISSGKLKKGELIRLIQSKEGNIACFDSGQASQCGQSGCLWAEDCN is encoded by the coding sequence ATGAAGGTCCAGGACATCAAGGAAATTGCCCAAAGGATGGACATCTCCAGCGGGAAGCTGAAAAAAGGCGAACTGATTCGCCTCATCCAAAGCAAAGAAGGGAATATTGCGTGTTTCGATTCGGGGCAGGCGTCCCAGTGCGGCCAAAGTGGCTGCCTCTGGGCGGAGGACTGCAACTGA
- the treZ gene encoding malto-oligosyltrehalose trehalohydrolase, with translation MVAGGWRVELGATVLKEGGTQFRVWAPKSKTVNVLILSGKATGTMAMQPEGKGYYSVTVPGVADGDRYLYQLDSGKTFPDPVSRFQPEGVHEPSQVVDPEQFLWSEEGWLGIPLEQYRIYEIHVGTFTREGTFEAVVQHLDYLVDLGITALEVMPVSQCPGKRNWGYDGVYHFAPQSNYGGPEGLRRLVNACHRKGLAVVLDVVYNHFGPEGCYLDDFGPYFTNKYRTPWGRAMNLDDADSDPVLEYFLSNVAYWLTEFRFDALRLDAVDWIFDQTPKPLLRCLADEIRQHRERLGRHFYLFAENDTNDVRLINSPEKCGFGLDAQWCDNFHHALRALLTGEVTGYYEDFGQFSQLQKAFEEAFVYTGQYSRYRRRRHGGPTENHPGSQFVVFSQNHDQVGNRKCGDRLSATLPLNQLLLAAATVILSPYLPLLFMGEEYGERAPFRYFIDHTDPELVELVRKGKHEEHASGICEEDIPDPAAESTFEESIVDVGTQKEGEQAVILAFYKQLFVLRKSLPALQVFQRDAMAVSGLPEQKVLFLRRWSGDNSVLCLFSFSNIQQEVPLVLPPGIWQRVLDSSAQHWRGPGEDAPERVDGGDAGGNQRTMIRINPFSVVVYSTNLTGGDHGAS, from the coding sequence ATGGTAGCGGGTGGCTGGCGCGTCGAGCTGGGGGCAACGGTCTTGAAGGAGGGGGGGACGCAGTTCCGGGTCTGGGCTCCCAAGTCCAAGACGGTGAACGTGCTGATCCTGTCCGGCAAGGCGACCGGGACAATGGCTATGCAGCCGGAGGGGAAAGGCTACTACTCCGTCACCGTCCCCGGCGTTGCCGATGGCGACCGCTACCTCTACCAGCTCGATTCCGGAAAAACGTTCCCCGACCCGGTCTCACGCTTCCAGCCGGAGGGCGTCCACGAGCCGTCACAGGTGGTCGACCCGGAGCAGTTCCTCTGGAGCGAGGAGGGGTGGCTCGGCATCCCGCTGGAACAGTACCGTATCTACGAGATCCACGTCGGCACCTTCACCAGGGAAGGGACCTTCGAAGCCGTGGTCCAGCACCTCGACTACCTGGTCGACCTGGGCATCACCGCGCTCGAGGTGATGCCGGTGTCGCAGTGCCCCGGCAAGCGCAACTGGGGCTACGATGGCGTGTACCACTTCGCGCCGCAGAGCAACTACGGCGGGCCGGAAGGGCTCAGAAGACTGGTGAACGCCTGCCACAGAAAAGGTCTCGCCGTGGTGCTGGACGTGGTTTACAACCACTTCGGCCCGGAAGGGTGCTACCTCGACGACTTCGGCCCCTACTTCACCAACAAGTACCGCACCCCCTGGGGACGAGCCATGAACCTGGACGACGCCGACAGCGATCCGGTCCTGGAGTACTTCCTGTCCAACGTGGCGTACTGGCTCACAGAATTTCGCTTCGACGCGCTGCGCCTGGACGCGGTGGACTGGATCTTCGATCAGACTCCCAAGCCACTTTTGCGCTGCCTGGCAGACGAGATTCGCCAGCACCGGGAGCGGCTGGGGCGGCACTTCTACCTCTTCGCCGAGAACGACACCAACGACGTGCGCCTTATCAACTCGCCGGAGAAATGCGGATTCGGCCTCGACGCCCAGTGGTGCGACAACTTCCACCATGCGCTGCGAGCCCTCCTCACTGGCGAGGTGACCGGCTACTACGAAGACTTCGGCCAGTTCAGCCAGCTGCAAAAAGCTTTCGAGGAAGCCTTCGTCTATACCGGCCAGTATTCCCGCTACCGTCGGCGGCGCCACGGTGGCCCGACTGAGAATCATCCGGGCAGCCAATTCGTGGTCTTCTCGCAGAACCACGACCAGGTCGGCAACCGCAAGTGCGGCGACCGGCTGAGCGCGACGCTCCCGCTGAACCAGCTGCTCCTGGCTGCCGCCACAGTGATCCTGTCCCCCTACCTGCCACTGCTGTTCATGGGGGAGGAATACGGCGAGCGCGCCCCGTTCCGCTACTTCATCGACCACACCGATCCCGAACTCGTGGAACTGGTGCGCAAGGGAAAGCACGAGGAGCACGCCTCCGGAATTTGCGAGGAGGATATCCCGGACCCGGCAGCCGAGTCCACCTTCGAGGAGTCCATCGTCGACGTGGGGACCCAGAAGGAGGGGGAGCAGGCGGTCATCCTCGCCTTCTACAAGCAGCTTTTCGTGCTGCGTAAGAGCCTTCCGGCGTTGCAGGTGTTCCAGCGTGACGCCATGGCGGTCTCCGGTCTCCCCGAACAGAAGGTCCTCTTCCTGAGGAGGTGGAGCGGCGACAACTCGGTTCTTTGCCTGTTCAGTTTCAGCAACATTCAGCAGGAGGTCCCGCTCGTCCTGCCGCCGGGAATCTGGCAGCGGGTGCTCGACTCGTCGGCCCAGCACTGGCGCGGGCCGGGAGAGGACGCGCCGGAGCGCGTGGATGGAGGGGATGCAGGCGGCAACCAACGGACCATGATCAGGATCAACCCATTCAGCGTGGTGGTCTACAGCACTAATCTTACAGGAGGAGACCATGGAGCAAGCTAA
- a CDS encoding DUF3536 domain-containing protein: MEQAKERFVCIHGHFYQPPRENPWLEAVEIQDSAFPYHDWNERITAECYASNSASRILDGDSRVMDITSNYAKISFNFGPTVLSWMELAAPNIYNAILTADKQSMEWRSGHGSAIAQVYNHMIMPLANARDKRTQVVWGIADFQKRFGRFPEGMWLAETAVDLETLGILAEQGIKYTVLAPHQAEAYRALGAEEWTETEIDPTRAYLCKLPTGRSITLFFYDGPISRAVAFENLLDSGEALAGRLVGGFTEDRDWPQLMHIATDGETYGHHQKFGDMALAACLNHIEGNNLARLTNYGEYLELCPPAMEVKIRERTSWSCAHGVERWNSDCGCSGGIQGWNQQWRTPLRTSLDWLRDRLAKAFEQKGRELFKDPWQARDAYIEVILDRGMEQAERFLAQHASRELSKDEKIMALKMLEMQRHAMLMYTSCGWFFDELSGLETVQVIDYASRALQLSEGVAEGNVEKAFLDRLKEAKSNIPEHHDGLWIYQNFVLPIRLDLVKVGAHYAFSSLYEEYEEHSQIYCYAIAKEDYTKLSTPDAVMAMGRIHVASEITEEEACLTFCVMRIGSHDFKGGVKEVCDAGAYAAMREEMSGAFDKGLYTDLVTLMDKHFGTHSFSLINLFSDEQRKIINQIIKQNMEDEIASYQEMYERSRPLMEFVKETRVPVPHIFMAVAQPALNEALRHAMSEDEVDADQVRRIVSQIRTWGVAIEEPGTEYFMRRRLEEMSSQLLQDPSDLKLIAKMQKNMDLLNEIPVRLQVPHEAGQVLEVAPEFVHLLGRQADSDGLGYGQG; this comes from the coding sequence ATGGAGCAAGCTAAGGAGCGTTTCGTCTGCATCCACGGACACTTTTACCAGCCTCCCCGGGAAAACCCGTGGCTCGAGGCGGTGGAGATACAGGATTCTGCCTTTCCCTACCACGACTGGAACGAGCGCATCACGGCCGAATGCTATGCCTCCAACTCGGCGTCGCGCATCCTGGACGGCGACAGCCGCGTCATGGACATCACCAGCAATTACGCCAAGATCAGCTTCAACTTCGGCCCCACCGTCCTCTCCTGGATGGAACTGGCCGCCCCCAACATCTACAACGCGATTCTCACGGCGGACAAGCAGAGCATGGAGTGGCGCTCCGGGCACGGCTCGGCCATCGCCCAGGTCTACAACCACATGATCATGCCGCTGGCCAACGCGCGCGACAAGCGCACCCAGGTGGTGTGGGGCATCGCCGACTTCCAGAAACGCTTCGGCCGCTTCCCCGAGGGGATGTGGCTCGCCGAAACCGCGGTCGACCTGGAGACCCTGGGCATACTGGCGGAGCAGGGGATCAAGTACACCGTGCTTGCGCCGCACCAGGCCGAGGCATACCGCGCGCTGGGGGCCGAGGAGTGGACCGAAACCGAGATCGATCCGACCCGGGCCTACCTCTGCAAGCTCCCCACCGGGCGCTCCATTACCCTGTTCTTCTACGACGGTCCGATCTCCCGGGCGGTCGCCTTCGAGAACCTGCTCGACAGCGGTGAAGCCCTCGCGGGCCGACTGGTAGGCGGCTTCACCGAGGACCGGGACTGGCCGCAGCTGATGCACATCGCCACCGACGGCGAGACCTACGGCCACCACCAGAAGTTCGGCGACATGGCGCTGGCAGCCTGCCTGAACCACATCGAAGGGAACAACCTGGCGCGGCTCACCAACTACGGCGAGTACCTGGAACTCTGCCCCCCGGCAATGGAGGTGAAGATCCGCGAACGGACCTCCTGGAGCTGCGCCCACGGCGTCGAGCGCTGGAACAGCGACTGCGGCTGCTCGGGCGGCATCCAGGGGTGGAACCAGCAGTGGCGCACCCCGCTGCGCACTTCGCTGGACTGGCTGCGGGACCGCCTCGCCAAGGCGTTCGAGCAGAAGGGGCGCGAGCTGTTCAAGGACCCGTGGCAGGCCCGCGATGCCTACATCGAGGTGATCCTGGACCGCGGCATGGAGCAGGCGGAGCGCTTCCTGGCCCAGCACGCTTCGCGCGAGCTTTCCAAAGACGAGAAAATCATGGCGCTCAAGATGCTGGAGATGCAGCGCCACGCCATGCTCATGTACACGAGCTGCGGCTGGTTCTTCGACGAACTCTCCGGCCTCGAGACCGTGCAGGTGATCGACTACGCGAGTCGTGCCTTGCAGCTTTCCGAAGGAGTCGCCGAAGGCAACGTGGAAAAGGCATTCCTGGACCGCCTTAAGGAGGCCAAGAGCAACATCCCCGAGCACCACGACGGGCTCTGGATCTACCAGAACTTCGTGTTGCCGATCAGGCTCGACTTGGTCAAGGTCGGAGCCCACTACGCCTTCAGCTCCCTCTACGAGGAGTACGAGGAGCACTCACAGATCTACTGCTACGCCATCGCCAAGGAGGATTACACCAAGCTCTCCACCCCGGACGCCGTCATGGCCATGGGGCGCATCCACGTGGCCAGCGAGATCACCGAGGAGGAGGCCTGCCTCACCTTTTGCGTCATGCGCATCGGCAGCCACGATTTCAAGGGGGGCGTCAAGGAGGTTTGCGACGCGGGTGCCTACGCCGCCATGCGCGAGGAGATGAGCGGCGCCTTCGACAAGGGACTCTACACCGACCTGGTCACCCTGATGGACAAGCACTTCGGCACCCACAGTTTCTCGTTGATCAACCTCTTCAGCGATGAGCAGCGCAAGATCATCAACCAGATCATCAAGCAGAACATGGAGGACGAGATCGCGAGCTACCAGGAGATGTACGAGCGCAGCCGGCCGCTGATGGAGTTCGTCAAGGAGACCCGGGTCCCGGTGCCGCACATCTTCATGGCCGTGGCGCAACCGGCGCTCAACGAGGCGCTCAGGCACGCCATGAGCGAGGACGAGGTGGACGCGGACCAGGTGCGCAGGATCGTGAGCCAGATCCGAACCTGGGGCGTCGCAATCGAGGAGCCGGGGACCGAA
- a CDS encoding ferritin-like domain-containing protein: MNRDDILDQLEKLIQLDVDATHAYDQAIKNVNEVAIKDKLIQFQSDHRKHIDLLSAKMLELGGTPPELSSDFKGFLISGFTALRSLTGSKGALEAMESNERLTTSRYEEASKLDFPVDISAIVRANYADEQRHLSFIREAIPTLRK; this comes from the coding sequence ATGAACAGAGACGACATACTCGACCAATTGGAAAAACTGATTCAGCTTGACGTGGATGCCACCCACGCCTATGACCAGGCCATCAAGAATGTGAACGAGGTGGCCATCAAGGACAAGCTGATCCAATTCCAGTCGGACCACCGCAAACACATCGACCTCCTCTCCGCGAAGATGCTGGAGCTAGGAGGGACCCCTCCGGAACTCTCTTCCGACTTCAAGGGGTTCCTCATCTCCGGCTTCACGGCCCTGCGCAGCCTGACCGGTTCGAAGGGGGCGCTGGAGGCGATGGAGAGCAACGAGCGCCTGACCACCAGCCGCTACGAGGAGGCATCGAAGCTCGACTTCCCGGTGGACATCTCGGCCATCGTGCGCGCGAACTACGCCGACGAGCAGCGCCACCTCTCGTTCATCCGCGAGGCGATTCCCACCCTGCGCAAGTAG